Genomic DNA from Niabella ginsenosidivorans:
CGGATGATGCGCCCCAGTTCCAGCAAATGAAACATCGCTTTGCCGCTAAATATGACTATGATGGAAAGAAAGCAATGGAATTACGTACAAAATGGTGGGAACAGGGCAAAAAAGAAGGCTGGAAATTCCTTTTTTATCATGATACGCAAAAACCGGTAGCCATACCGGGAAATGAGAACAGTTAAAGGCATAAAAAAAGGCCTGCCCTAAAAAGAGCTGGCCGTTGCTAACCTATGAAAAACACCAGCGCAAATATAAGCACAGTTTTTTGAATGAAACAAATATTTTTTTTGAAATATTTGTTTAAACATTGGTTTTAACAAATATTTAGTTTTTCTTAACATTCCGGCCTTTTAATACTTCTCTTATTTTTCTCCGGAACAGCTGTTCTTCAGTAAAAAAACGTGTGGCCCGTTGGTTGCCCAGTATGGGAGTAAAAGATTTCCGGTAACTGATCTTAAGGGCAGCGCGCTCCTGTTCCCTTTGCAGGGGATCCGTGATGGTTTTGTTAATCCGCCTTGTTTCTGAAAAATAGCCCACGATCAGCGGTCGCATCTGGTTACGTTCGGTTGGGGTCAGATGGATCTTTTCTGTAAGAAAATCAAGGAAAGCATCTACAACCTTTGGCTGCGGGCTGCTGCCGGACGGTTGCTGGGCGTTTAGTGGCCGGCAAAAAAGAAGGAAGGGTATAAAAAAAATAAAGATCAGTTTCATCCGTATATTGTTTTGTTTGTGTTATTAAAGCAGAGCGGTTCAATAGTTCAGTGAAGCCTGTACAGGCGCAGGCACAGCCTGGTTGCTTTTGCATAACGGAACTTATACCATTGGTTTACTGGTTAACCAGCAGGTCCTCGCCCGTATCCGCAGTTTCATTCAGAAAATTATTTAAGTCATCGCTGGACACATCTTTTAAAAGTGATGCGGCATCAACGGTGTTGCCTTCTGCCTGCTCTTTATAAGAAGAACCGTCGGCGGCATTATTGCCTCCTATAAACCGCTCCATCTGCTCATTGCTCAGTTTGTTAATGCTTGCAGCAGAAGATGGGTACAGCCTGTCATCGGTAGCTTTTTTTGTAACCAGAAAGATACTTGCAGTAGCAATGATTATAAAACTTGCCGCGATGGAAACTCCTTTTCTGAAAGAAATAACAGGTGCGGGTTTCGGTTGGTAGCTGACAGGGGCTTCAAAATAGGAATCCGGTACCGTAAAAGGCATTTGTTTTGAAATGCTGTCAAGCACCGGAAAGGGCGGCTGTTCCTCTTCTGCCGGCTCCATATGCCGGATCTTTTGCAGCAGCTTTTTTGAAAAACTGTCAAAATAGGTGTCGGGGACGCTAAAAACTGCGTTCAGTACAGTGCGGTGGTGCTTTTTTAGTCCGCTTAAAATGGGCAATATTTCTTCTTTATCTTCCATTTTCTATTTAGTCAGACATTTTTTTGAGTAATTTGTTTAATCATTCAATAAATAATTTTCTACCTTTTTGGCTGCATGGTGGTAGCTGGCTTTTAAAGCGCCTTCGGTAACTCCCAGCAATTCGCTCATTTTCTGGTAAGGCATTTCATCAAAATACCTCAGGTTGAAAATAAGCCGTTGCTGTTCCGGCAATTGCTGTATGGCCAATTGTAATTTCCATTCGATCTTACGGGCGTTAAACTGCGGATCAGCCTTTATCCGCGAGGTCAGGTCATAATCCGTAGGTGCGGCATTAATAGCCCTTCTCTTTTTCAGGTTTTGAAGAAAACTAAGGCTTTCATTGGTGCTGATGCGGTACAGCCAGGTATACAGGCTGCTATCCTCCCGGAAACGGTCCAGCCCTTTCCAGCTCTTTATAAATACATTCTGCAGGATATCGTCCGTATCTTCATGAACAATCACTAACCGCCGTATATGCCAGTACAGGCGTTCCCGGTATTTGTTTACAATAGCGGTAAACGCAGCCTCCTTCGTAGCGGGGTTACGAAAAAGAGCCACTAAAGTTTCATCGTTCTCAACCTGTTCCATTCGGGCGCCGGCATTTCTTTGACCGGGAAGATAATAAAAGGTTTAATGGAGGTAAATGAAATAATTCCGTGCAAAAAATGAAGTTGTCCCAAAAGAAAGAAATCGTCATATCAAGTGAGGCGAAGCGGAACGGAGATATCTCTTAATCAATACAAAATATCTGAGATTTCTCGGCTACACTACGTTTCACTCGAAATGACGACTTTTGATACAGCCTCTTTCAGTTCTTTTATTGAGGGCTATCCGTTTTTGCGGGCAAGCACCTTTTCGGCAGCAGCTACAATATCCGGCACATCCAGGTGATATTTTTTCAGCAGTTCATCCGGGGTGCCGCTTTCGCCAAACGTATCCAGCGTGCCTACATATTCAATAGGAATGGGAAAATGTTTAGCGGCGCATTGAGCAACAGCGTCGCCCATTCCGCCATAAATATTGTGCTCCTCTGCCGTAACAGCGCATTTTGTTTTTTTGATAGAAGCCAGTACCGCTTCTTCATCCAGTGGCTTTATCGTATGTATATTGATCACTTCAACGCTCAGCCCTTTTTCTTCCAGTTGAATACCAGCCTGGATGGCGTTCCAGACCAGGTGCCCGCAGGCAAAGATGGTCACATCCGTTCCTTCGGAAAATTTTTGGGCTTTGCCAAACACAAAATCAGCCTCTTTTGTAAAAATGGGCCAGGAAGGGCGTCCAAAACGCAGGTAAACAGGGCCTTCAATGCCGGCAATGGTTTGGGTGGCTGCTTTTGTCTGGTTATAATCGCAGGGAACCACAACAGACATGCCCGGCAGCATTTTCATCATACCAATATCTTCCAGTATCTGGTGGGTAGCCCCGTCTTCCCCCAGCGTTACGCCGGCATGGGAAGCGCATATTTTTACATTTTTACCGCTATAGGCAATAGACTGGCGGATCTGGTCATACACGCGCCCGGTGCTGAAATTGGCAAAAGTGGTGGTAAAAGGAATATGGCCGCCAATGGTTAAACCAGCGGCAATGCCCATCATATTGGCTTCTGCAATACCACATTGTATAAAACGCTCAGGAAATTCTTTTATAAACTGGTTCAGCTTCATTGAGCCTAATAGGTCTGCTGAAAGGGCAACAATTTTATCATTACTGCGCGCCGCCTCCACAATACCATCTCCAAACCCGCTGCGGGTATCTTTTTTACCTGTAGATTGAATATCCTTTAAAGCCATAGTTTCTTTTTGAGGTTACAAATGTACTATTTATCGCAAAGAATTCAACATAAGTTTTCAGGGCTGCGGCAGGAGCCTGTGAAATTTTTAACCACCGGTTTGCTCCGGAAAGAGGTTGTGTATATGAACACAATAATGCCGATTGGTACTTTTAAAACAGCACCTGCTATTACTTTTGTGTATATTTCCTGCATTGGTAAACAGCACATTGAAAAAAGAAACTGAGATGCCGGGGCTTTAGTACCAGAATGCCAATAAAACGGGATCTTTCCGGCGGGTACCAGTTTGGAGCCGGTTTAGTTGAGTTAAAATATTGTATAATATGAAATATAGAACAGGCCCGTTTGATCCCGGTTTTGCCAATCTGTTGCGGTGGCCTAAAATTCCTGCGCCTGACGGTAGTTTTACTTTGTTAATTTGGATTATTTACTTCACCTTTGCTCCTCACGAAAAGCATAAGCAATTTATTTATAAAGAATGGGACTTTTTAACTGGTTTACACAAGAAATAGCAATGGATCTGGGTACGGCAAATACCCTTATTATACATAATGACGAGGTGGCTGTAAATGAGCCAAGTATCGTTGCTCTGAACCGTAACAACCCTAAAGAGGTGCTGGCAGTTGGAAAACGGGCGCTGATGATGCACGAAAAAACGCATGAAAGCATCCGTACGGTACGGCCTTTAAAAGACGGCGTTATTGCCGATTTTAATGCCGCTGAACTGATGATCAGGGAATTAATAAAACTGGTATATCCCAAAAAGCCTTTATTTCCGCCCAGCTGGAGGATGATGATCTGTATCCCATCTTCCATTACAGAGGTAGAAAAAAGAGCGGTAAGGGATAGCGCAGAGCAGGCTGGTGCAAAGGAGGTTTATCTGATCCATGAGCCCATGGCAGCTGCTTTGGGTATCGGGATCGATGTGGAGGAGCCCGTGGGCAATATGATCATTGATATTGGCGGTGGTACCACCGGTATTACGGTAATCGCCCTTGCCGGTATCGTTTGCGACCAGAGCATCCGCATTGCCGGAGATGAATTTACCGCGGATATTATGGAAGCCCTGCGTCGTTACCATAGCCTATTGATCGGGGAGCGCACTGCCGAGCAGATCAAGATCCAGGTAGGAGCTGCCATGAAGGACCTGGATAATCCGCCGGATGACATTCCTGTTAACGGGCGCGACCTGGTGACCGGTATCCCCAAACAGATAATGGTAAGCTACCAGGAGATAGCCGAAGCCCTTGATAAAAGCATTTTCAAAATAGAAGAAGCCATTCTTAAGGCTCTGGAACAAACACCGCCTGAATTAGCAGGTGATATTTATCGCAGAGGTTTGTATCTTACAGGCGGCGGGGCATTGTTGCGCGGGCTTGATAAAAGGCTCAGCCAGAAGATCAAGCTGCCGGTGCACATCGCAGATGATCCGTTGAAAAGCGTTGTAAGAGGAACAGGAATCGCATTGAAAAATTACGATCGCTATCCTTTTGTAATGCGTTAATCCATCAAACGTCCTGTTTTGCAGAGGCAAAGCAGGCAGTAAATTTTTAACACCCGGTGCGTAACATTTTTTTGTTCATCAGGCGGTTCTCGGTTTTTATAGGCTTTCTCATCTTACAGGGGATATGCTTATACAACCTGTTTACCTATAACCGCATCCACCGGGTAAAGGGA
This window encodes:
- a CDS encoding RNA polymerase sigma factor, translated to MEQVENDETLVALFRNPATKEAAFTAIVNKYRERLYWHIRRLVIVHEDTDDILQNVFIKSWKGLDRFREDSSLYTWLYRISTNESLSFLQNLKKRRAINAAPTDYDLTSRIKADPQFNARKIEWKLQLAIQQLPEQQRLIFNLRYFDEMPYQKMSELLGVTEGALKASYHHAAKKVENYLLND
- a CDS encoding transketolase family protein, whose protein sequence is MALKDIQSTGKKDTRSGFGDGIVEAARSNDKIVALSADLLGSMKLNQFIKEFPERFIQCGIAEANMMGIAAGLTIGGHIPFTTTFANFSTGRVYDQIRQSIAYSGKNVKICASHAGVTLGEDGATHQILEDIGMMKMLPGMSVVVPCDYNQTKAATQTIAGIEGPVYLRFGRPSWPIFTKEADFVFGKAQKFSEGTDVTIFACGHLVWNAIQAGIQLEEKGLSVEVINIHTIKPLDEEAVLASIKKTKCAVTAEEHNIYGGMGDAVAQCAAKHFPIPIEYVGTLDTFGESGTPDELLKKYHLDVPDIVAAAEKVLARKNG
- a CDS encoding rod shape-determining protein, with protein sequence MGLFNWFTQEIAMDLGTANTLIIHNDEVAVNEPSIVALNRNNPKEVLAVGKRALMMHEKTHESIRTVRPLKDGVIADFNAAELMIRELIKLVYPKKPLFPPSWRMMICIPSSITEVEKRAVRDSAEQAGAKEVYLIHEPMAAALGIGIDVEEPVGNMIIDIGGGTTGITVIALAGIVCDQSIRIAGDEFTADIMEALRRYHSLLIGERTAEQIKIQVGAAMKDLDNPPDDIPVNGRDLVTGIPKQIMVSYQEIAEALDKSIFKIEEAILKALEQTPPELAGDIYRRGLYLTGGGALLRGLDKRLSQKIKLPVHIADDPLKSVVRGTGIALKNYDRYPFVMR